One Acropora palmata chromosome 2, jaAcrPala1.3, whole genome shotgun sequence genomic window, TAAAGTGTCTACATTATTAGGCTCACTGTCAGCTATAAAGACAGCTAGGGCACCATAGGTTTCAGCTGTCTTAACTTTGGAGAGAAATGAACAACCCCTGCAAAATTCGAAAAACACCAAACCAACTTAGAAAGATAAACTTAACATTTACTCTGACagagggctaatgctcgaaacgtcagctctCTTAAtcttcaacctttatcaacttgtttgataaaaccaaatttttgtttcactctcccaccaacacagtaccacagtttctttagaaactagaaagcCATTTAATTTTACAACAGATTTACACCTTCATGCTTGCCAAAACAAACATGGGTTTGGAGCAATTTGGTTTTGGACTCCCAAGAATGATCGCCAATAAAAAACCAGCAACCCTTTACAAGAGTCTAGAAAAGTTcttcagttttaattttgactgattttaaaactacagtgaaaaaaaaacaaaaacaaaataatattgagaGAACAATATTGAACAAAAGTACATTTAGATAATACacataattaatattttaggTTTACATTCATAAATTTGGAAACAGTCTTTGAATATATGATGGTTGAGAGTAAGAAGTCTAGTCAGTAAAGTTCTACAGTTCTTGGAAAGAAAGAGTATGTGATCCAGTCCAGTGAATTAAGGAAAAGGTAGAGGCATAAATATGTAGCTGAAGTAGAGAGGGTGATGTTATCCTTAGCTGTAAGTCTTGAGttcaaaatcttaaaaattatgatcaatttgtgacattttttcagtgtttcagGGTTGATCTGTccattttcaataatttctgTTATAAACCTAACGATGACCCAATTTTGTGCAATAAAAAGAAGGCAGTGTGTCTCTGCAGTACTCGCATCCTTTAAAGCTTGTTACTGTAGCATGTGTTGAAGGAGCCCCATGTTATGAAATACAATGACATAATCTTGAGGTCTTTCCATAATGTATAGATGTGACAAAGTATCTTAATTGCAGATGTTAACCAAATCTCTGACCCAACTGCAGTACATGAAGTTCTGGGGCTACTACTACAGTGCTGTGTGAGACTCTTTGTGATGCCTTCACAAAGAAGCTTGAATCTCATTCTGAGATAATGGGTTTTTCAACACTGAGGTAAGCACAGGCTTTGACATGTACTAACCCTCTGTCGACTAAAGCTATTGACTTATGCAAAGCTGGACCATTCGTAACAGAGAAGCAGGCATCAGGAGGATCAGCTGCAATCAGATTCACACTGCGTGATTCAAAATcctttgaaacaaataaacaagaaaacatgaaagactCAAGTGTTGGACACCTGTATTTGCTGGGTTGTCTATGAATTAGAAGTTAAATCTGAATTACGTTAACCAGTCAATCTCCACATCATAAAATTACTCAACAAATGTTGtgtcacaattatttttcaaatgttcaTAGAGAAACAATAATACTTTCTCTATGAATGTTTGAAAAGTTCTAATTTTCATTCAGtgttaaatgcaatttccaAAATGAGATGATGAACTACCACACTCAAGACAGAGGTTTTTGCAAAGTGGAGCGACCTAGGCCAGTgaataatgtaaatttttacTTACTTCTGAGGGTGggagaaacaaacaataaaaaataggaaattcaGTTTTAGTTTATACATTAtctcaaaattatttatgcaaTTAACACttcagcaatattttaaaGGCAGAGCATTTTTTCTGTTAGTCACTTGATACAAGGAAAAAGCAAACACCCATGTGTCCAGTTAGCAGATGAATCTAACACATGTACTTAACGTAACCCATAGCCGACAGAACGTTATATTCGCCGTACGGAAACGAGGTAATTTCCTGTTTGCATtaaattgattaaaaaaaagcaaagacatCAAAGGTTTACAGGATTTCATGTAAGTTTTGGAGACTGTATCCCCTAAACATAACGATAGAAAGCTAAGAAGAAGAATGAATTGGAAATAATATCAATGGAAAGGCACCACAAATGTTTAAGTTCTATACTGGTAGGTGACAAACTACAACCTTCTCAGTGGCTGATCGCTGTATATCTGCTGAGCTAGTAAAATTCTGAAGTGATAGGAACCTCATATTTCACATTAAACAAGTGgtatatttcaaaattatttcaaatcgGCTCGTGTAATTTATACGCAACAATCTTGGAAGCGTCAATCATTCGTGCTCATCATCTCATAACAAACACAAGTTAACTTATACACCCTATCCCATATTACACCCAAATAACCCTTAAATTTGAATCTGAGAAAACAATCCACTTACGAATTTGCCACCAAAACTCTTCGCAGGTCTAACTTTAAACACATAGCTAATATTTTTGGGCCGCAAGACCTCGAAATAAACAAGGTTGTTGCTGTCGAAGAGCATAAAATCTGTAGCCGTAAACACGAGCTTTTTACGTTGACCTGTCGCAAACAAACGACAAATCTTGTTAAAtcagtgagaaaaaaaaaaacaataagaacaaCAGACACACAGATGCACTTATACAGTCATGACCGAACCTGTTGAATGCTGTAGAAGAAAAACGTAAATCGTCCAAAACGACCACAACACTTTCTCACGATTCCATCTAGCCATATTTGACTGTCCCAGGAAAAAATAGTGTGACCGTGTGGGCTAATGGGAAAATGTGTCACGAAGTGGTGTTTAAATCTGCGTTACTCCGTCTTCGTGAGACTTTGCATACTCGGGGTAGTTAGTCGGGACGTCCCGACTAACTACCCCTGGGTATCTGAGGACGGCTCCTCTGTAGTTGTGTTTAATTTGAGCAGTAAAAACACTATGGTTTTATTTCTCTCAGGAGCCGATGTGTAGGaccatgcaactcccatattATGTCACAGCATTTTCATAGGCTGGTCTGCACCAACAGTTGTCGAGTTTTATGTAATTGTCGTCTGCAAACAGTCGTCGATGACAACTTGCCTCGTCTGTTTGAGGGCCTTagtataattattttcattcactTTCTGGGGAATTTGATGAAAATCGTGAAATTTTTCGTCTACAGGGGGGCGATCTATCTTAACGACacatttatatattttatatattttataacttttattttaatactgCACGGAGTATAAACACATTCCCTCTGTAAAACCAGATTATAAATTATACAAACGTACGCTGTCGATGTAAAGACgacaaacaaaggaaagacTTACGTATGTaatcaaagaaattttcaaatccaGGGCGCTCAGCGTTTCTCAGGACTGGCCGACTGGATCGGCCAATCTACGAACGGAACGCATCAGTGCTGCCGAACTGAGAGCTATTCCTGCCCAAACTGACTCTGTTCTTCCAGAATGACCAGTTTAATCATAAGCTACTCTTTCAGTTCGGCAGAACTCTCGCATTCCATTTGCGGACAAGCCGATCCGGTCAGACAAGTTCTGACATATGAGTATGCCTCTTGTTTGATCCATTCCGTGTGAAAACTGGATTTCCCCTTGATAGAAGTCCAACTTAAATTATGCTTATGGGGAAGGGGAGGGGGAGGTTTTTTTTCTGCCCTCATTCTGTAGTACTGTCTCCAATTTGCCATCCTGATTTTCTACCGTCCTCATACACTTGTCTTAAAACGTTTCTGAACTCTCCTTTGGCTGTCAGCTCTTCGTATTTTTTGTACAGTTGTAAAGCTGTGTTTGCATCTTCAGTGCTGTCATGAGTTTCCGATTGAATGGTTAAACCtgaaagaataaagaaagtcATGAGTCAGTCGGTTAAAAGAGTCATGAAGTGACTCAGTCAGTTGTAAGTAATTAAGCCAGTTAAACCAAGAGTCAGCCACTGTCTCTTCTGACACAAAATCGGTCGGTCTTTCAATCATCTCAAAATGCTGTTATGAACGACTGCACCATTAAATAGGAAATACGAAAATGTTACAAAAATAGGAAATGCAATATAAACCTTACCTAAGAAATACCAAGCAAGAAAGCGAAGTGAAATATATCGCTGACGTGGAAGATGAAACAGCTCTACTGTGTCAAACACTTGTTCCTTCGGCACCTGGAACCAAAAGACGTAAATTACTATCGTGGCGCCATTAACATACCTACTTATGCAACAGTAGTTTTACAGTCACCAACACACCAGTTTACTTTCACAAAGCTCGCTCGCATCCTAAAGCCTTCATTTCATGTGATTTTGTCCCTGCTACATATCGCCTCAGTGTGCACTACACAAGTTTTGCCGCTGCAACACTGATGACCCCTCGTTTCTGTCCACCTTTAAGTACATTTCCTTGGCGTAATCTGCCGAATGGCAACGTGAAATCTCCAAGTTGAGGGTTTCAACGAAAACTTGAACACACAGCAGTAATCTTTCATTCGcaatatttacttcaacggtgCTTCTCAGTTTCTATGCTTCTAACAGTCCATTTATAGTGTGCTTTACCAACAGTAGAATGGGAACAAGACAGTGGCAATAATCGCCAGATACtcatcattgaaaaaaaaaaaaaaaaaacgttttcaacACGGCtgcttaaaaataaatttaaaatccttTCAATAAACACCCATACCAGAATATTTATTACTCTGAAATCCTTTTTCAGTCCATGGCCAACAAACTTGACTTTTCTGGCAACCAGAGCTCGAAGCTTGCGGTATGTTGTTTTGAGTGTGGTGAGGTGCTTGGAGGACATTGTGGCATCTAAATCGCCTGGTTTGATCCCAGAGAATTTAGTGAGATAATCAACAACCTGGAAagtaaaaacattaaaccCCCAAATATCATTGGGATCAGCAGTTTACTTTCTGGGTACTAAAATAATCGCGTGTTGCCTGAAGAGAATTCAACGGCACACGACTTTATATTACCAAGTTCATAGAAAATGCGCGCGCGCAAGATATTTATTTACGAAATGAGAAGTATCAAAAAACGAACAAGAGAGCGCATAGAACGAGTGCGTTTTGTGATAGCTCTCAATTCGAGAATAAAATCATTCAAggcattttccattttctgtAATGTTTATTTCATAGGTGCtcagattttctttttcgcaaagtATTTGGTAGACAAATATAAATAGCACAAATGGGGCTATGAAAAGCGTAAAAATAGTCGAAAATTTGTAAACTAGTTTAACtatctctttttcttcttgttctaaaaaaaattctccaaCTGAGAAAAAAGAAGCGAATCCTTTGGCTATTTCTTTCAAGGGCGCGATTCTTGGGCAATTAACGGCTGTCAGGTGACCTTACCTCCAGCGCGTTCATTCATCgctggagaaattttttcgtTCGCTCTCCTTATTGGCTACCTTTAAACAGGATAAGTACGAGTGATATTCGCTATGAGTATCGCGGATAAATCTTACTATCTATGACTGATAAATATCTGCCCAAACCGAGTAAAAGGGGCGCACTTTCACTACGAACCGCGTTTTTCCTGTTCAAGTTAAGGCTCGCATCCAAATGAACAAGCCATGGCTCACctgttcagttgttgaaatgtAATCATCTATAAATGGTACACCAACCAATGGGCCGTCACTAGAAAGAAATAGAAACCAGCCACGTGATAAAGAATTCCTTTGAATACCAATGTTTGTCTTCGAATTAATTCGTATTTCTCTCCTACCCTCGCACAACTGTAACGCGAGCTACGCTCATCTGACTTGGTTTTATTGTAGATCGAGTTCCATCACTTCTTATTTCAGCTTCCTCCTGAAAGGACAAAAGTAAAGCGGTGCCAGAAAGTGCAATTTGAGCTcaacattgtttgtttttaaacgATTTACACTCAATTCGGGCAGGGATGGCAGAATGTGGTGAGAACTTTCATGTTCCGATAAGCGGGGAATTCCCGATGGTATATAGATGCTTATGGAACCAAACGACAAAAACGTACTTCTTACCTGATTAAGAGTAACAAATTCAGCGTCTAATCCAACAAGATCTCCTTCGCCGGGTAACTCATCTGTACCCAGGGGGGTGAACTGCCGGGATATACTTCCCCTCCGGACAAGGGAAACATCTTGATATAGTACGCTGTCATCAATTCTTTGATTGACTGTTGCAGGAAAGCAATTatacaattaaaataaacgAATTTCCAGCACCTGAAACTGAAACTTAGACCTGAAACTTATTCTCCAGAAAAGTTATGAAgccaaataaacaaaataaatatgtaAAATGTATTGACCACTGACAAAGATAAGCCGGTGGTCATAGTGAGGCTGGCTCCCAACTCAACCACGTTGTCTATCCTAAAAAATCGCTCGCTAGCGATTTTCCTTACTTGTTGTTTCATGGCGACTATTGATATCCTTCCGAGCGAAAACAACGGCGCACGGAATTTTCCAGTCTAGCGAGAAAGAAACCGCATCGTTCTGTCAACAAACGGGCAGAGAAAGGTCAATAAGCTCTTTTTTATCTATCTTACTTTAATCATAAACCCCCGATTAGATCTGGCGTTGAAACAAACGACCCCTGTTAGCTGACGAAGAAGAAGTTTAAACCCACGAGTGTCTCGTTATGTGTTTGGTTTGGTGGCTGGTTGTTGGGTTAGGAGAGACTTTGTGACATCTAAGCAAAGTAATGTAAACTTACATAATGCGCCTGCATTGGACAACAATTAACCACAATAGATATCTCGCTGCGAGCCGCCATTTTAGTTCACGAAGTGGAGGAATGCTGGGAAGAATGCAAACACGCTCTGACATACAAAAAGGCGACTGAATGAGCAACAATGGCAACGGTTGCCTGTTTTACAGATGAAACTTACTGGTGATATTGGAGTGATGGAAAAATCATTGAAAAGGTACCACTGACTACAAGTGACTCcctagtgaaaaaaaaaaaagaataatcaACAGCCACTGTTCTTGCCGATTAAAccaactatttttttttgtttttttttttttcagcgttCGCGCCGCAGCTAGAGGGCGACTTTCTCTGATATTGAAACTGACTCCAAAAGCCTTGATTATCATGCAGGTCATCCCTGAAGAAAACGAAACGTCAGTCAACAATAACAGTCCTTTTCAGGATTTCAGTCACTCTGCGATCAGATTCCATGAAAGCAAGTTCGCTCCTGGgttcaaattgtttttaattatacTGTAAAATCACTGATGCACTGTTGACGTAGCGGATGCAAACACTTCTATTTCATCAACAAGGTTCATTTCCTGACCCTAAGCCTAACCCCAACTTctctctgacgaagggctaactctCAAAACGTTAGCTGATTTTTTTCACGTTGGTAATTTGACCTCAAATTTCCGTCAGTTCCTCACCTCCTTTCGACTGTGATAAGTTGTACCAACGTGAATATGTGCAACCAAGTTTCCTCCAGACTTGAGATCCTGTACGTGTCCAACGCTGCCCAATAAATCGTAAACAATCTCGTTTTCCGAAACGTTGACTTTTGGACTCTAACCgtgacaaataaaaaaaaaacaacttgaacAAATAACAAGGACCGAAATTTGTTTCACTCGGGTACCGTTAATTGTCTAAACATAGAAATAACGAGGTGTAAGTCGATTTTGACCTCCATTCAAGTAACCGA contains:
- the LOC141875095 gene encoding protease-associated domain-containing protein 1-like, whose translation is MARWNREKVLWSFWTIYVFLLQHSTGQRKKLVFTATDFMLFDSNNLVYFEVLRPKNISYVFKVRPAKSFGGKFDFESRSVNLIAADPPDACFSVTNGPALHKSIALVDRGGCSFLSKVKTAETYGALAVFIADSEPNNVDTLLDMVHDGTQRDVHIPAGFMLGSDGFHIKRGIRESGLEGAFISIPLNVTNTPYLYTRQAPWSAW